In one window of Episyrphus balteatus chromosome 3, idEpiBalt1.1, whole genome shotgun sequence DNA:
- the LOC129916646 gene encoding gustatory receptor for bitter taste 93a-like: MDSQKLFKCIYYSAKYLALTSITIDFKTNQIRKPTRWSTIIFIAIRIILLYSIIFFHKPLMGIPKLLELGHVLNFLQPVKHSSLTLAAVILCINWTLCDVQNATHRMLKQFFKVQQAIVKKIANSKILNTKKIQYLAISKFLLSFIDTLRDARSGFPELLAFDLKCFVFYAGCFLSLGATLLVEICFMGFLVIEVYYQQMNAHLRRLADRLKLLDKRQCSRHVQMKVLCEAADELDDSGIILSDIYRAAQSFFSICQSILFYSIFYNFFYILVEFRERFYENKNKGIFKWECLVDVLPNLVNLLLFIFCADKTVQRSRRIKLIEFDVICSGMDSRWDESVEMFLSRQNIEELHVKVFGLFELSKEFAMLLFSGGVTYLFCLIQLDNM, from the exons ATGgattctcaaaaacttttcaaatgcATCTACTACAGCGCCAAGTATTTGGCTTTAACTTCTATTACTATCGATTTCAAAACCAACCAAATTCGCAAACCAACCCGCTGGAGTACAATTATTTTCATCGCAATTCGAATTATTTTGCTCTACTCCATAATCTTCTTCCATAAACCCTTGATGGGAATACCAAAATTACTGGAACTTGGACATGTATTAAACTTTTTGCAACCAGTTAAACATAGTTCCCTTACTTTGGCTGCAGTTATTCTTTGTATAAATTGGACTTTGTGTGATGTACAAAATGCCACACATAGAATGCTCAAACAGTTCTTTAAAGTTCAGCAAgctattgtcaaaaaaattgccaattcaaagatattaaatacaaaaaagatccAATACTTGgctatttcaaagtttttgctgTCATTTATTGACACTTTGCGTGATGCTAGAAGTGGATTTCCAGAGCTTCTTGCATTTGATTTAAAGTGTTTTGTATTTTATGCGGGTTGTTTTCTGTCATTGGGTGCTACTCTATTGGTGGAAATCTGTTTTATGGGATTTCTTGTGATTGAAGTTTATTACCAGCAAATGAATGCCCATCTAAGACGTTTAGCGGATAGATTAAAATTACTTGATAAACGTCAATGCAGCCGTCATGTACAAATGAAAGTTCTTTGTGAGGCCGCAGATGAACTTGACGACAGTGGAATAATTCTGTCGGATATTTACCGTGCCGCTCAGAGTTTCTTTTCAATATGTCAAAGCATTTTGTTCTATtccattttttacaatttcttttACATTCTTGTCGAATTTAGGGAGAGATTTTatgagaataaaaataaaggaatttttaaatGGGAATGTTTAGTTGATGTTTTGCCAAATTTGGTAAATctattactttttatattttgtgctGATAAGACAGTACAAAGATCAAGAAGGATCAAATTGATCGAATTCGATGTTATATGCTCTGGGATGGACAGCCGATGGGATGAAAGt GTGGAAATGTTTTTAAGTCGACAAAATATAGAAGAATTACACGTGAAAGTATTTGGTCTTTTCGAGTTGAGCAAAGAGTTTGCGATGCTCTTGTTTTCGGGCGGAGTCACCTATTTGTTTTGTCTTATCCAATTGGACAACATGTAA